One window from the genome of Metabacillus flavus encodes:
- a CDS encoding ammonium transporter has protein sequence MQMGDSILMFVATLLVWLMTPGIALFYGGMVRSKNVLSTAMYSLSSIAIISVLWIIAGYSLAFSTAGNPFIGGLDWVGLQGVSFEPNPDYSATIPHSLYMMFQLTFAVLTCAIISGAFAERMRFSAFVLFSVLWTFLVYAPVAHWVWGVGGWLRDLGALDFAGGNVVHISSGVAGLVLALVIGTRKSKNSVSPHNLPLTLLGGVLIWFGWFGFNVGSALTLNDVAMTAFINTNTAAATGIIGWIAVEWLINKKPTMLGAISGAIAGLVAITPACGFVTPTASILIGLVGGAVCFWGVFFLKEKLGYDDALDAFGLHGIGGTWGGIATGLFATTSVNSAGADGLFYGNAGLLLKQLIAIGATYVFVGVVTFILIKAVSFVVSIRASEEEESMGLDLTLHGEKAYQESNL, from the coding sequence ATGCAGATGGGCGATTCGATATTAATGTTTGTAGCAACTTTGCTAGTTTGGCTAATGACACCTGGTATTGCCTTATTTTACGGAGGCATGGTTCGAAGCAAAAATGTACTTAGCACAGCGATGTACAGCTTAAGCTCTATTGCTATTATTTCGGTCTTATGGATCATTGCAGGCTATTCACTTGCGTTTTCAACAGCAGGAAACCCTTTTATAGGCGGACTGGATTGGGTGGGACTTCAAGGTGTTTCTTTTGAGCCTAATCCTGATTACAGCGCCACAATCCCTCACAGCTTGTATATGATGTTCCAGCTTACTTTCGCTGTTCTCACTTGTGCAATCATCTCAGGCGCTTTCGCAGAACGTATGCGCTTCTCAGCCTTTGTACTCTTCAGTGTTTTGTGGACCTTCCTTGTATATGCTCCTGTTGCACACTGGGTTTGGGGCGTAGGAGGATGGCTCCGCGATTTAGGTGCATTGGATTTTGCAGGGGGTAATGTAGTTCATATTTCTTCCGGTGTAGCAGGTCTTGTTTTGGCCCTTGTTATTGGAACGAGAAAAAGCAAAAATTCCGTGTCTCCTCATAACCTTCCATTGACCTTGCTCGGCGGTGTACTCATCTGGTTCGGCTGGTTCGGCTTTAACGTCGGAAGTGCTCTTACACTTAATGATGTAGCGATGACGGCATTCATTAATACAAATACTGCCGCAGCTACCGGAATCATCGGCTGGATTGCCGTAGAATGGCTTATCAATAAAAAGCCTACTATGCTGGGGGCAATTTCCGGGGCAATAGCTGGTCTGGTCGCCATTACTCCAGCTTGCGGGTTTGTTACTCCAACCGCCTCTATTTTAATCGGACTTGTTGGCGGAGCCGTATGTTTCTGGGGAGTTTTCTTCTTAAAAGAAAAGCTGGGCTATGATGATGCTTTAGATGCTTTCGGCTTACATGGCATAGGAGGCACATGGGGCGGAATTGCAACCGGACTATTTGCTACCACTTCCGTGAATTCTGCGGGTGCTGACGGACTTTTTTACGGGAATGCAGGGCTATTGCTGAAGCAGCTGATTGCTATAGGCGCAACTTATGTATTTGTTGGAGTGGTCACTTTTATTCTTATTAAAGCTGTAAGCTTTGTGGTAAGCATCCGTGCAAGTGAAGAAGAGGAATCAATGGGTCTTGACCTTACTTTACACGGCGAAAAAGCTTATCAAGAGTCTAACCTTTAG
- a CDS encoding P-II family nitrogen regulator, whose amino-acid sequence MSDKLTKIEIISRPDRFEEFKRELVKIGVSGITVSNVFGAGLQKGFTELYRGVKKEINMYERLKIEIVVCKVPVQDVIDLACKILKTGKPGDGKIFIYELSNAIKIRNGDEGCEALQNKD is encoded by the coding sequence ATGAGTGATAAATTAACCAAAATAGAAATCATCTCCCGTCCGGACCGTTTTGAAGAGTTTAAAAGGGAGCTCGTTAAAATAGGGGTTAGCGGTATAACAGTGTCCAATGTTTTCGGTGCGGGTCTTCAAAAGGGATTCACAGAGCTTTACCGGGGAGTCAAAAAAGAAATCAATATGTACGAACGGCTCAAAATCGAAATTGTTGTTTGCAAAGTTCCGGTACAGGATGTTATCGATCTTGCATGTAAAATTCTTAAAACAGGCAAGCCGGGGGACGGAAAAATCTTCATCTATGAGTTATCAAATGCAATTAAAATTCGAAATGGTGATGAAGGCTGCGAGGCTTTGCAAAATAAAGATTAA